A single region of the Sulfitobacter geojensis genome encodes:
- a CDS encoding lactate racemase domain-containing protein, translated as MTPNYVKLVENTPLPRVVLCRQKFAATRIDDPAAAVKDAMQAACVDKIKPGMSIAITAGSRGLASLPELLAAIVDQVRARGAHPFVVPAMGSHGGATAEGQSALLAKLGVTEETVGCEIRSGMETDEIGVLDNGMSVRIDRHANAADGIILFNRIKPHTSFRAPNESGLAKMLSIGLGNQSGAENCHARGIDNVGIFVAHMARMKLERCKVLFGLGTIENAYDELSRVVALDSEGMLEAEAPLLQEAMRNMPRLPLGPLDQPTATGELDVLVVDEIGKEFSGTGMDPNITHRFSSPKMQVHLHISRLAALGLSPRSNGNGNGAARADVVTERLEADFDREAVYANALTSQVLMQAKMPMVMPCDRTAIQTAIKTCGAADITQVRLLRIPNTLKLEYLYASEAMLPELREREGFEVIGEPEEMHFEGGLLAANWPDAHA; from the coding sequence ATGACCCCGAACTATGTCAAACTTGTTGAAAATACGCCGCTGCCGCGTGTTGTTCTGTGCCGCCAGAAATTCGCAGCGACCCGTATTGATGATCCCGCCGCTGCGGTGAAAGACGCAATGCAAGCCGCTTGCGTGGACAAGATCAAACCGGGCATGTCCATTGCGATCACTGCGGGCAGCCGCGGGTTGGCGTCGTTGCCCGAGCTTTTGGCGGCGATTGTGGATCAGGTCCGCGCACGCGGCGCGCATCCTTTCGTGGTGCCCGCCATGGGCAGCCACGGCGGGGCCACGGCGGAGGGGCAATCGGCGCTTTTGGCCAAGCTGGGCGTCACGGAGGAAACTGTAGGCTGTGAAATCCGCTCCGGTATGGAAACGGATGAAATTGGCGTCTTGGACAATGGCATGTCCGTGCGGATCGACCGCCATGCCAATGCGGCGGACGGGATCATCCTGTTCAACCGGATCAAGCCGCACACGTCCTTTCGCGCCCCCAATGAAAGCGGATTGGCCAAAATGCTGTCGATCGGTCTTGGCAATCAATCGGGGGCCGAGAACTGCCATGCGCGCGGCATTGATAATGTCGGCATCTTCGTGGCGCATATGGCGCGGATGAAGCTGGAACGCTGCAAAGTACTGTTCGGTCTCGGTACGATTGAGAACGCCTATGACGAACTGTCGCGCGTCGTCGCTCTGGACAGTGAAGGGATGCTGGAGGCGGAAGCGCCGTTGTTGCAGGAAGCGATGCGCAACATGCCGCGCCTTCCTTTGGGACCGCTGGATCAACCGACGGCGACGGGCGAACTGGATGTTTTGGTTGTCGACGAAATCGGCAAGGAGTTTTCGGGCACCGGCATGGATCCGAACATTACCCACCGCTTTTCCAGCCCCAAGATGCAGGTGCATCTGCATATTTCGCGGCTTGCCGCCCTTGGCCTGTCACCGCGCAGCAACGGCAACGGCAATGGCGCCGCACGCGCCGATGTGGTGACCGAGCGGCTTGAGGCGGATTTCGACCGTGAGGCGGTCTATGCCAATGCGTTGACGTCGCAGGTGCTTATGCAGGCAAAAATGCCGATGGTCATGCCCTGTGATCGCACAGCGATCCAGACAGCGATCAAGACCTGTGGCGCGGCGGACATCACGCAGGTCCGCTTGTTGCGCATCCCCAACACGCTAAAACTCGAATATCTTTATGCCTCAGAGGCGATGCTGCCCGAGTTGCGCGAACGTGAGGGTTTCGAGGTGATTGGCGAACCGGAAGAGATGCATTTCGAAGGGGGGCTGTTGGCCGCCAACTGGCCGGATGCCCACGCATGA
- a CDS encoding LarC family nickel insertion protein, with protein MSGLGLHIHLDPVGGAAGDMFIAAMLHLRPDLKERVMADVAAVLPDGVGQARFSEHMASGITARRFNLELATGGSAARHGVETTYSAMRKLLEAADLSEGTASAACAILHRIAEAEARVHDIPIERVHFHEIADWDALMDVTAAGSICAALKGATFSLGALPLGGGLVDTAHGKLPVPAPATALILEGYDWHDDGVAGERVTPTGAAILAHVTDGEPVSARPAGRLRGNGSGAGMRELSGMPNILRASMFDTAQGGFEQDRLVQLACDIDDMTGEELGAAADTLREISGVVDLVLLQGQGKKSRPFNRIEVLVRPHLAEAVAARIFDLTSTIGLRRTTVERLLLPRSLETGANGVGRKRTRRPAGHETLKAESDDLSMADTLAARRSLAITTETDK; from the coding sequence ATGAGCGGGTTGGGGTTGCACATCCACCTCGATCCTGTTGGCGGTGCTGCGGGCGACATGTTCATCGCCGCGATGCTACACCTGCGCCCCGATCTGAAAGAACGCGTGATGGCGGATGTCGCGGCGGTCCTGCCGGATGGTGTGGGGCAGGCGCGGTTTAGCGAACATATGGCGTCAGGCATCACCGCACGCCGGTTCAATCTGGAACTCGCCACCGGTGGCAGCGCGGCGCGGCATGGGGTGGAAACTACCTATAGCGCGATGCGCAAATTGCTGGAGGCCGCCGATCTGTCGGAAGGCACCGCATCAGCCGCTTGTGCCATACTCCACCGGATTGCCGAGGCAGAAGCCCGCGTGCATGACATCCCGATTGAACGTGTGCATTTCCACGAAATCGCCGATTGGGATGCCCTGATGGACGTGACCGCAGCGGGTAGCATTTGCGCGGCCCTCAAGGGCGCGACATTTAGTCTGGGTGCATTGCCTTTGGGTGGTGGTCTGGTCGATACGGCCCATGGCAAACTGCCGGTGCCTGCACCAGCAACTGCATTGATCCTTGAAGGATATGACTGGCACGATGATGGCGTCGCCGGTGAACGGGTGACACCTACAGGTGCGGCAATCCTTGCGCATGTTACGGACGGTGAACCCGTATCGGCGCGCCCCGCGGGGCGTCTGCGCGGTAATGGTTCCGGTGCAGGGATGCGCGAATTATCAGGAATGCCGAACATCTTGCGCGCAAGCATGTTCGACACGGCACAAGGCGGATTTGAACAGGACCGTCTGGTCCAGCTTGCATGCGATATTGACGATATGACAGGCGAGGAGTTGGGGGCCGCCGCGGATACCCTGCGAGAGATTTCCGGCGTTGTTGATCTGGTTCTGCTGCAAGGGCAAGGTAAAAAATCGCGTCCTTTCAACAGGATTGAGGTTCTCGTCCGGCCCCATCTGGCGGAGGCCGTTGCGGCACGTATTTTTGATCTGACATCGACAATAGGTCTGCGCCGCACCACCGTTGAACGGTTGCTTTTGCCCCGCAGTTTGGAAACCGGCGCGAATGGTGTAGGGCGCAAAAGAACCCGCCGCCCTGCGGGTCACGAGACGCTGAAAGCCGAAAGCGATGACCTGTCGATGGCCGACACCCTCGCCGCGCGCCGCAGCCTTGCGATCACAACAGAAACTGACAAGTGA
- a CDS encoding ribonuclease activity regulator RraA — MNPDTREKLMNVSVATLATALYKRGLRNQVVQGVGPVSRKGRNMVGPAFTLRYMPAREDRNQLVEFRNPEHPQRVAVETCPEGHVLVMDSRKDPRAASAGDILITRLMMRGAAGVVTDGGLRDAATIGELDIPSYHARPSSPTNLTLHEAIEINCPIGCGDAAVFPGDIMVGDDDCVIIIPADLAEEVADEAVEMTAYEDFVVSEVKSGAGIIGLYPATDPANLEKFAEWRNAQNR, encoded by the coding sequence ATGAACCCCGATACACGTGAAAAACTGATGAATGTCTCTGTCGCAACCCTTGCCACGGCGCTCTATAAACGGGGGCTGCGCAATCAGGTGGTGCAGGGCGTTGGCCCCGTGTCACGCAAGGGGCGCAATATGGTGGGGCCCGCGTTCACGCTGCGCTATATGCCGGCCCGCGAGGACCGCAATCAACTGGTTGAATTTCGCAATCCCGAACATCCGCAACGCGTCGCGGTCGAGACCTGCCCCGAGGGCCATGTTCTGGTCATGGACAGCCGGAAAGATCCGCGTGCGGCGAGTGCCGGTGATATTCTGATCACCCGCTTGATGATGCGGGGCGCGGCAGGTGTGGTGACGGATGGCGGGTTGCGAGATGCGGCGACTATTGGCGAACTGGACATCCCGTCCTATCACGCCCGTCCCTCGAGCCCGACAAACCTGACACTGCATGAGGCGATCGAGATTAATTGCCCCATCGGGTGCGGTGATGCAGCCGTTTTTCCCGGTGATATCATGGTGGGTGACGACGACTGCGTCATCATCATTCCCGCAGATCTTGCAGAAGAAGTGGCAGATGAGGCCGTGGAGATGACCGCCTATGAGGATTTTGTTGTATCAGAGGTCAAGTCGGGCGCGGGGATCATCGGTCTATACCCCGCGACGGACCCTGCCAATCTGGAAAAATTCGCAGAATGGCGCAACGCGCAGAACCGCTAG
- a CDS encoding GntR family transcriptional regulator, whose translation MNESNPDKTKPHKALEGGILGVDAGLALFEGGPTGRGVYAKLRDGIVRLDLPPGTPLLRAELAETHGVSLTPLRDALQQLAKEGLVQIFPQSRTLVTQIDTTAILEAQFMRIALETEVVRTLATDIAPEDLARLRSIVSLQAGIAENPADMPTFQELDEMFHQTLFAAAGHAHSQRILRSHAGHLERLRRLDLDEGDSAARMVNNRQVIAGHTEILDGIAANDPDRAMTSLRSHLQRTLGRMTEKRAAFPDYFAPDKP comes from the coding sequence ATGAATGAATCCAACCCGGACAAAACGAAGCCGCACAAAGCGCTGGAAGGCGGCATTCTTGGCGTTGATGCGGGGCTTGCCCTTTTCGAGGGCGGGCCAACCGGGCGTGGTGTTTATGCGAAATTGCGCGACGGGATTGTCCGGCTGGACCTGCCGCCGGGCACGCCCTTGCTGCGGGCAGAACTTGCAGAAACCCACGGTGTCAGCCTGACGCCTCTGCGCGACGCCCTACAACAGCTTGCAAAAGAAGGGCTGGTGCAGATTTTTCCGCAATCACGTACCCTTGTCACGCAGATCGACACCACGGCAATCCTTGAGGCACAGTTTATGCGGATCGCATTGGAGACAGAAGTTGTGCGCACGCTGGCAACCGATATCGCCCCCGAAGATCTGGCCCGCCTGCGCAGCATCGTATCCCTTCAAGCTGGCATCGCCGAGAATCCGGCGGATATGCCAACCTTTCAGGAGCTGGACGAAATGTTCCACCAAACGCTATTCGCGGCTGCAGGACACGCCCACAGCCAGCGCATCTTGCGCAGTCACGCAGGGCACCTTGAACGTCTGCGTCGCCTTGATCTGGACGAGGGCGACAGCGCGGCAAGGATGGTCAACAACCGTCAGGTGATTGCGGGGCATACCGAAATTCTGGATGGCATTGCGGCAAATGATCCCGACCGCGCCATGACATCACTGCGCAGCCATTTGCAGCGCACCTTGGGTCGCATGACCGAAAAGCGCGCCGCATTTCCCGACTATTTCGCGCCGGACAAACCCTGA
- a CDS encoding UxaA family hydrolase produces the protein MNGQTMQNTTRTRAMLLEAGDNIIVATGDIEEGTQLLEHGITVNHQTPQGHKIAIRNIQSGAPILKFGTVIGYAAQNIAPGDWLHSHNIRFDAVDKDYAFARDYKPTAILPKAERARFMGIRRANGQVGTRNYIGLFVTVNCSATVARKIGNYFDEERMEAWENVDGVIPFIHDSGCGMELTGEPMDLLRRTLAGYIRHPNMAGAVVLSLGCERNNLAQFFEEQGLAEGKMLKTITMQHVGGTARAIADGKEAVKEMLAQANKVRREPCSAEHITIGMQCGGSDGLSGLSANPGLGAAADILVRNGGTAILSETPEIFGVEHLLTRRARTADIGAKLVERMDWWLEYTKGRDTQINGVVSPGNQAGGLANVLEKSLGGAKKSGSTGLMEVYRYAEPVTQKGLVFMDTPGFDPVSATGQIAGGANLICFTTGRGSCFGSYPSPTIKLASNTPMYTQMRDDMDINCGTVIDGEQSIEELGQTIFEHILAVASGSYSKSEAMGVGEEEFAPWPIGVTG, from the coding sequence ATGAACGGTCAAACCATGCAGAATACCACACGCACGCGCGCGATGTTGCTGGAGGCTGGCGACAACATCATTGTCGCGACAGGCGATATCGAAGAAGGCACGCAGCTGCTGGAACATGGGATCACCGTAAATCACCAAACGCCGCAGGGCCACAAGATTGCGATCCGAAATATCCAAAGCGGTGCACCGATCCTGAAGTTCGGGACGGTCATCGGCTATGCCGCGCAGAATATCGCACCGGGCGACTGGCTGCACAGCCACAACATCAGGTTCGACGCGGTCGACAAGGACTATGCCTTTGCGCGTGACTACAAGCCCACGGCGATTTTGCCGAAAGCAGAACGCGCCCGCTTTATGGGGATCCGCCGCGCGAACGGGCAGGTTGGCACGCGCAATTACATCGGCTTGTTTGTGACGGTAAACTGTTCGGCCACGGTGGCGCGCAAGATCGGCAATTACTTTGACGAAGAACGCATGGAGGCATGGGAGAATGTCGACGGTGTGATCCCCTTCATCCACGATTCCGGTTGCGGGATGGAGTTGACGGGCGAACCGATGGACCTGTTGCGGCGCACCTTGGCGGGCTACATTCGCCATCCGAATATGGCCGGTGCTGTCGTCTTGTCGCTGGGATGCGAACGTAACAATCTGGCGCAGTTCTTTGAAGAACAAGGGCTTGCCGAGGGCAAGATGCTCAAGACTATTACCATGCAGCATGTCGGCGGCACCGCGCGCGCGATTGCCGATGGCAAAGAAGCGGTGAAGGAAATGCTGGCCCAAGCCAACAAGGTCCGGCGCGAACCCTGTTCCGCCGAACATATCACCATCGGGATGCAATGCGGCGGATCAGACGGATTGTCGGGCTTGTCCGCCAATCCGGGGCTGGGCGCGGCGGCGGATATTCTGGTGCGCAACGGCGGCACGGCGATCCTGTCGGAAACGCCTGAAATCTTCGGCGTCGAACATTTGCTGACCCGCCGTGCGCGGACCGCTGATATCGGGGCCAAACTGGTCGAGCGCATGGACTGGTGGCTGGAGTACACCAAGGGGCGCGACACGCAGATCAACGGTGTTGTAAGTCCGGGAAACCAGGCGGGCGGGTTGGCGAATGTGTTGGAAAAATCGCTGGGCGGGGCCAAGAAAAGCGGCAGCACCGGATTGATGGAAGTCTACCGCTACGCCGAACCTGTCACCCAGAAAGGGTTGGTTTTTATGGACACGCCGGGGTTTGATCCGGTCTCTGCCACAGGGCAGATTGCGGGCGGCGCGAACCTGATCTGTTTCACGACGGGTCGGGGGTCCTGTTTCGGTTCCTACCCGTCACCGACAATCAAACTGGCCTCCAACACGCCGATGTATACGCAGATGCGCGATGACATGGACATCAACTGCGGTACGGTGATTGACGGTGAACAAAGCATCGAAGAGCTGGGCCAGACGATCTTCGAGCATATTCTAGCGGTAGCATCCGGCAGCTACAGCAAATCCGAAGCTATGGGCGTGGGCGAAGAAGAATTCGCACCCTGGCCCATCGGCGTAACAGGCTAA
- the araD gene encoding L-arabinonate dehydratase yields MTQSKKSADALRSARWFAPDDLRSFGHRSRMMQMGLGPEDWEGRPVIGILNTWSEMNPCHLHFRDRAEDVKKGIAQAGGLGLEIPTISIDESFTKPTSMLYRNMIAMETEETIRSHPLDGVVLMGGCDKSTPGLTMGAISAGVPFIYLPAGPMLRGNYAGRALGSGSDAWKFWDERRAGTISQQEWLGVEGGIARSYGHCMTMGTASTMTAIAEAMGLCLPGASSIPAADAGHKRMSASCGRRIVDMVWEDLTPDRVVTPASVRNAATVAMATGCSTNAVVHLLAMARRAGVALDLDDLDALGRTTPLIANIRPLGDEYLMEDFYFAGGLRALMDQLGDKLDRDAITCTGKPLSDGIAGAPVYNDDVIRPLSNPVYAEGSLAVLRGNLCPNGAVIKPASCDPKYYKHEGPALVFDSYPEMKAAIDDEDLDVTPDHVLVLRNAGPQGGPGMPEWGMLPMPKALLKQGHRDMLRISDARMSGTSYGACILHVAPESFVGGPLALLKTGDIVRMDLEARSLDMLVDDAELAARRAAWVAPEPRFERGWGYMFQRHVGQADQGCDFDYLTAEFGRTAGEPDIF; encoded by the coding sequence ATGACACAGAGTAAGAAATCAGCCGATGCGCTACGCAGCGCACGGTGGTTCGCGCCGGATGACCTACGCAGTTTTGGCCATCGGTCGCGGATGATGCAGATGGGACTGGGCCCTGAAGACTGGGAAGGACGCCCCGTGATCGGCATCCTGAACACATGGTCCGAGATGAACCCCTGCCACCTGCATTTTCGCGACCGCGCGGAGGATGTGAAAAAAGGAATCGCACAGGCCGGCGGGCTGGGATTGGAGATCCCGACCATCTCGATTGACGAGAGTTTCACCAAGCCCACGTCGATGCTGTACCGCAATATGATCGCGATGGAGACCGAAGAGACAATACGCTCGCATCCTTTGGATGGTGTCGTCCTGATGGGCGGTTGTGACAAATCCACGCCCGGTTTGACAATGGGCGCGATCAGCGCGGGCGTGCCGTTTATCTATCTGCCCGCGGGGCCGATGCTGCGCGGCAATTATGCGGGCCGAGCATTGGGATCCGGGTCAGACGCGTGGAAATTCTGGGATGAACGCCGTGCTGGTACGATCAGCCAGCAGGAATGGCTGGGCGTAGAGGGCGGTATCGCGCGCTCTTACGGGCATTGTATGACGATGGGTACGGCGTCAACGATGACGGCCATTGCCGAGGCGATGGGGCTGTGCCTGCCGGGGGCCTCTTCTATTCCTGCGGCAGATGCGGGACACAAGCGGATGAGCGCGTCTTGCGGACGCCGCATTGTCGATATGGTGTGGGAGGATCTGACGCCGGATCGTGTGGTGACACCGGCGTCGGTGCGCAATGCAGCCACGGTGGCGATGGCAACGGGTTGTTCCACAAATGCGGTGGTGCATCTGTTGGCAATGGCGCGGCGTGCGGGCGTTGCGCTGGATCTGGACGATCTGGATGCGCTGGGGCGCACAACGCCCTTGATCGCCAACATCCGTCCCTTGGGTGATGAATATCTGATGGAGGATTTCTATTTCGCGGGTGGTTTACGCGCGTTGATGGATCAGCTGGGCGACAAGCTGGACCGTGATGCGATCACCTGCACTGGCAAGCCCTTGTCTGACGGGATTGCAGGCGCGCCAGTCTACAACGACGATGTGATCCGTCCGCTCTCCAATCCGGTTTACGCAGAGGGGTCTCTGGCCGTGTTGCGGGGCAATCTGTGCCCGAATGGAGCGGTGATTAAACCGGCGTCTTGTGATCCGAAGTATTACAAACACGAAGGACCTGCGCTGGTTTTTGACAGCTATCCCGAAATGAAGGCGGCGATTGACGATGAAGATCTGGATGTAACGCCCGATCATGTTTTGGTGCTGCGCAATGCAGGGCCGCAGGGCGGACCGGGTATGCCGGAATGGGGCATGTTACCGATGCCCAAGGCGCTGTTGAAACAGGGCCACCGCGATATGCTGCGCATTTCCGATGCGCGGATGTCGGGCACATCTTACGGGGCTTGTATCCTGCATGTCGCACCGGAATCCTTTGTTGGGGGACCGCTGGCGCTGCTGAAAACCGGCGATATCGTGCGTATGGATCTAGAGGCACGCAGCCTTGATATGTTGGTGGACGACGCAGAACTTGCCGCACGCCGCGCCGCATGGGTGGCACCCGAGCCGCGCTTTGAACGGGGCTGGGGCTATATGTTCCAGCGCCATGTGGGACAAGCGGACCAAGGCTGTGATTTTGATTACCTAACCGCAGAATTCGGCCGCACAGCGGGCGAGCCCGACATTTTCTAA
- a CDS encoding helix-turn-helix transcriptional regulator encodes MSQIRAMADRISSVRGADDVWETALSFLPGFGLSKVVFLDLSERRTPVVRSNAGQRWNNDYRASVSSGRDPFAANCLSRIDPVLTGVAHLESHQYLGKPALDLIATGSETLGITTGMSVTIRPDAQAAGIGWNLMSRHSVREFAELRAHHEPEWRAWCQLTFAGLSLSGAQHPFDTLTTRERDCLAYVADGLRTADIAYRLGIAEVTVEMHLRKARHRLRARTRDHAVAVAIRQGLI; translated from the coding sequence ATGTCACAGATCAGAGCAATGGCGGATCGTATCAGTTCCGTCCGCGGGGCTGATGATGTTTGGGAAACGGCCCTAAGTTTTCTCCCGGGCTTCGGCCTTTCTAAAGTTGTCTTTCTTGACCTGTCAGAGCGCCGGACGCCCGTCGTGCGCAGCAACGCCGGCCAGCGGTGGAACAACGACTATCGCGCCAGCGTCAGCTCGGGTCGCGACCCGTTTGCCGCGAATTGCCTGTCCCGTATTGATCCCGTGCTGACAGGTGTCGCACACCTAGAGAGCCATCAATATCTGGGCAAACCCGCCCTTGATCTGATTGCAACGGGCAGTGAAACGCTTGGCATTACAACCGGCATGTCCGTCACAATACGCCCAGACGCCCAAGCGGCCGGCATCGGCTGGAACCTGATGAGCCGGCATTCCGTCAGAGAGTTCGCAGAGCTGCGCGCGCACCACGAACCCGAATGGCGTGCGTGGTGTCAGTTGACCTTTGCCGGGCTGTCCCTGTCGGGCGCGCAGCACCCTTTCGACACGCTGACAACGCGCGAACGGGATTGTCTGGCGTATGTCGCGGACGGATTACGCACGGCAGATATCGCATACCGTCTCGGCATTGCAGAAGTGACCGTTGAAATGCATCTGCGCAAAGCCAGACACCGGTTGCGTGCCCGCACCAGAGACCACGCAGTTGCCGTCGCAATTCGCCAGGGCCTTATCTAG
- a CDS encoding helix-turn-helix domain-containing protein — protein MIFENVDAVVNIVLTGICLFCAHLLMLRRRDPGVYLPLALLFLFQGVSTGFAVLAETYDPANAGLLSRINLVTGALEIATPFLFWVYVRALTTEGQAERIPKLRNHIVPIVLVTLCFWSLLFLPVDLQETELKDDDPRLFAVVLVILAVLVADVVFKLMIGIYVYLTVRRLVAYQSRLKDIFASTENRELTWVWVILASAGFYLCVNLAFTVLISFGVITEQRYEAEMSTLHSLAVLALFWVIGVWGLRQRPGLVRQTESDAPEPELPPAQKYEKSALDHDRAERIARKIEAAMAKDLLYRAPDLSLWDLAKHIGVTSHYVSQTLNTHLGKSFFELVNGWRIKDAVTQLTTTDATILVIAYDVGFNSRSAFYKAFRRETGKTPSDLRG, from the coding sequence ATGATCTTTGAGAACGTGGATGCCGTTGTGAATATCGTCCTGACGGGCATCTGCCTGTTCTGCGCGCATCTGTTGATGCTCAGGCGGCGCGATCCGGGGGTTTACCTTCCGCTTGCGCTGCTTTTTCTGTTTCAGGGCGTTTCCACTGGTTTCGCGGTTCTGGCCGAGACGTACGATCCCGCAAATGCTGGCCTATTATCGCGTATCAATCTGGTGACCGGCGCGCTGGAAATCGCCACTCCATTTTTGTTTTGGGTTTATGTGCGTGCTCTGACCACCGAAGGTCAGGCCGAGCGCATCCCGAAGCTGCGCAATCACATTGTTCCCATCGTCCTTGTCACGCTGTGCTTCTGGTCGCTTTTGTTCCTGCCGGTTGACCTGCAGGAGACAGAGTTGAAGGACGACGATCCACGGCTGTTCGCTGTGGTCCTTGTGATCTTGGCGGTGCTGGTCGCGGATGTGGTTTTCAAACTCATGATCGGCATTTATGTTTACCTTACGGTCCGCCGACTTGTGGCCTATCAAAGCCGACTGAAAGACATCTTTGCCAGCACCGAAAACAGAGAGCTGACTTGGGTTTGGGTGATCCTTGCAAGTGCTGGCTTTTACCTGTGTGTTAACCTTGCCTTCACAGTTTTGATCTCTTTCGGAGTTATTACCGAGCAAAGGTACGAGGCAGAGATGTCGACGCTGCACAGCCTTGCCGTACTGGCATTGTTTTGGGTGATCGGCGTTTGGGGACTTCGGCAGCGCCCGGGGTTGGTTCGCCAGACGGAAAGCGACGCGCCCGAACCGGAATTACCCCCAGCGCAGAAATATGAAAAATCCGCACTTGATCACGACCGCGCCGAACGGATCGCGCGCAAGATCGAAGCTGCGATGGCCAAAGACCTTCTTTACCGCGCGCCGGACCTGTCGCTCTGGGATCTGGCCAAGCATATTGGGGTGACATCGCACTATGTCTCGCAAACGCTGAACACGCATCTGGGCAAAAGTTTCTTTGAGCTTGTGAACGGCTGGCGGATTAAGGATGCGGTCACGCAGTTGACGACGACAGACGCGACCATCCTCGTGATCGCTTATGATGTTGGTTTCAATTCGCGCTCTGCCTTCTACAAAGCGTTCAGGCGCGAGACAGGCAAGACGCCCTCTGATCTGCGCGGATAG
- a CDS encoding dihydrodipicolinate synthase family protein, which produces MAHDLERALTGISGILVTPYDTAGEIAPPKLAPIIDRAIGAGVHMPVVNGNTGEFYALTTDEACTMVREVAAMVGDRAPLLAGVGRGVRDACKLARASADAGAAALMIHQPPDPFVSPRGAVDYIKAVRDASGGLPVMLYLRNDAMGPEGIARLCEAGGVKGVKWATPNPLNLAAAIAACPDDIVWVGGLAEVWAPPLYAVGARGFTSGLINVWPERSMAIHAALDAGNYPAANRLIAGMRTFEDIRAEEHNGTNVTGVKAALIAIGQDCGPTRPPSAWPLTERQQKALDDFVTENALAELQEKTA; this is translated from the coding sequence ATGGCACATGACCTTGAACGCGCTCTGACGGGCATCTCCGGCATTCTTGTCACGCCCTATGACACGGCGGGAGAGATCGCACCGCCCAAGCTGGCCCCGATCATCGACAGGGCCATCGGCGCGGGTGTTCACATGCCTGTCGTCAACGGCAATACCGGCGAGTTTTACGCGCTGACCACGGATGAGGCCTGCACGATGGTGCGCGAAGTGGCCGCTATGGTCGGCGATCGCGCGCCGCTGCTGGCGGGGGTGGGGCGCGGGGTGCGTGACGCCTGTAAGCTGGCGCGCGCCAGTGCCGATGCCGGAGCGGCGGCGCTGATGATTCATCAGCCGCCTGATCCGTTTGTCTCTCCGCGTGGCGCGGTTGATTACATCAAGGCAGTGCGCGATGCGTCGGGCGGTTTGCCGGTGATGCTGTATCTGCGCAATGATGCGATGGGGCCTGAAGGCATCGCGCGCCTGTGCGAGGCGGGTGGCGTGAAGGGCGTGAAATGGGCGACACCCAATCCGCTGAACCTTGCCGCAGCCATTGCCGCCTGTCCGGATGATATCGTCTGGGTCGGTGGCTTGGCCGAAGTTTGGGCACCGCCGCTCTATGCTGTTGGCGCACGCGGTTTCACATCGGGGTTGATTAACGTCTGGCCGGAACGCTCCATGGCCATTCACGCAGCGCTCGATGCTGGAAACTATCCGGCGGCGAACCGCTTGATCGCTGGCATGCGCACCTTTGAGGACATCCGCGCCGAAGAGCATAACGGCACCAACGTCACAGGCGTAAAGGCGGCGCTTATCGCCATCGGGCAGGATTGTGGGCCGACACGTCCGCCCTCGGCCTGGCCCTTGACGGAGCGCCAGCAAAAAGCCCTCGATGATTTCGTAACGGAAAACGCATTAGCCGAATTGCAGGAGAAGACCGCATGA